One stretch of Oncorhynchus gorbuscha isolate QuinsamMale2020 ecotype Even-year linkage group LG21, OgorEven_v1.0, whole genome shotgun sequence DNA includes these proteins:
- the LOC124008114 gene encoding uncharacterized protein LOC124008114 isoform X5, with translation MPGGPLILTLRDSLEPPPTTASPVSSQESHQSLPFHPSLPVQTLPPGFLEHELHLDSYFLRYLKESPGAGRDLQQQLSSLGCSVHLHPEDGRAVVRGSGQAGSCGDGVGVGPWKVQVERLFKQLQERYKYHYEVDPRKLQTLLQSSTLGSEDVRVYCEAGEGFAVVVGEGPELQAKLKELEAFQGQGLSSWKQEKISTTCRLGQSKLRLLGEVIEKDLVEVVPGVKVTRGDSGQLELMGSASDIWTARQLVTDKISLVLERVVPEVSVHLLSFLRDEYGRPGNLSSLLGLRLHVEVELGDTELRLFSLSSGKLEQAEKDLLGEFGEEKIDVPKGALLVELKSKLETKVKEMNRSRRRVVARYGPGCRVQLLGHLKQVQELMEEIGAFLKDQSSVRVVGHPQQNHGGIDSEAGAGPRPNETIAATSYHLQGGLQVVVFQGDITKERADALVNAANEYLDHAGGVAAALSRAGGHEVQRASRDLVRQIGRVPTGTVVETTGGWLPCKMLLHAVGPVGGSAGGNEGPLLEKTVKAVLDLAETLELQTLAMPCISSGIFGVPLKVCSEAIVSAVRDFGREQHILTKVTLIDVSGEAVRAMQEACDRLLQGKREFPGWERMSSTTTTTTHARQRDTTAASTRGPVAPEVCVQVEIIQGTIEKQEVDALVSPMVGSDPLSSRVGNVLSEAAGPVLMTAFLRESGGRTAPGDNVLVEGLSGLSSGRVFFLSCAHWDNNPQGPAVQALMQGVRKILTACENRGFRSVAFPVVGTGEVLQFPHNVATQVLLEEIRRYEQNRASRTPFLVRIVVHPNDRDSTKLFKLPRMLCISEGSNWALDQSKTSGLCCLL, from the exons ATGCCTGGAGGACCTCTCATCCTCACTCTGAGAGACAGCCTGGAGCCTCCACCCACAACAGCCTCCCCAGTCAGCAGTCAGGAG AGTCACCAGTCCCTCccattccatccctccctccctgtccagaCATTGCCACCTGGTTTCCTAGAGCATGAACTCCATCTAGACTCCTACTTCCTGAGATACCTGAAGGAGAGCCCTGGGGCTGGAAGAGACCTGCAGCAGCAGCTGTCCTCTCTGGGCTGCTCTGTCCACCTCCATCCAGAGGACGGGAGGGCAGTGGTCAGAGGCTCAGGCCAAGCTGGGTCATGTGGAGATGGGGTTGGGGTGGGACCATGGAAGGTACAGGTCGAGAGACTGTTCAAACAGCTCCAGGAGCGGTACAAATACCACTATGAGGTAGACCCACGTAAGCTCCAGACTCTGCTGCAGAGCAGTACCCTGGGTTCGGAGGATGTGAGGGTTTACTGCGAGGCAGGGGAAGGGTTTGCGGTGGTGGTTGGGGAGGGGCCCGAGCTCCAGGCCAAGCTGAAGGAGCTGGAGGCCTTCCAGGGTCAGGGTCTGAGCTCCTGGAAGCAGGAGAAGATCAGCACCACCTGTCGTCTGGGACAGTCCAAGCTCCGGCTTCTAGGTGAAGTGATAGAGAAGGATCTAGTTGAGGTTGTTCCAGGGGTGAAGGTGACACGGGGTGACTCTGGCCAGCTGGAGCTGATGGGTTCAGCAAGTGATATCTGGACAGCCAGACAGTTAGTTACAGATAAGATCTCTCTGGTGCTGGAGCGGGTGGTGCCTGAGGTGTCCGTCCACCTCCTGTCCTTCCTGAGGGATGAGTATGGGAGGCCTGGGAACCTGAGCAGTCTGCTGGGGTTGAGACTCCATGTGGAGGTAGAGCTGGGGGACACAGAGCTccgtctgttctccctctcctctgggaAACTGGAGCAGGCTGAGAAGGACCTGCTGGGGGAGTTTGGGGAGGAGAAGATTGATGTGCCCAAAGGTGCCCTCCTGGTTGAACTGAAGTCTAAGCTTGAGACGAAGGTGAAGGAGATGAACCGAAGTAGACGCAGGGTGGTGGCCAGGTATGGTCCTGGGTGTAGAGTGCAGCTGCTGGGTCACCTGAAGCAGGTTCAGGAGCTCATGGAGGAGATTGGGGCCTTTCTGAAAGACCAGTCCAGTGTAAGAGTTGTGGGACATCCTCAACAGAACCATGGTGGCATAGACAGTGAAGCAGGTGCCGGACCAAGACCTAACGAGACGATCGCAGCCACCAGCTATCACCTCCAGGGTGGGCTGCAGGTAGTTGTTTTTCAGGGTGACATCACCAAGGAACGGGCAGACGCACTGGTGAACGCAGCCAATGAGTATCTGGATCACGCTGGGGGCGTGGCTGCAGCTCTGAGCCGGGCGGGGGGGCATGAAGTACAGCGGGCCAGCAGGGATCTGGTTAGGCAGATAGGGAGAGTACCCACAGGTACAGTGGTAGAGACTACAGGAGGGTGGCTGCCTTGTAAGATGCTGCTGCATGCAGTGGGACCAGTAGGGGGCAGTGCAGGTGGGAATGAGGGCCCTCTGCTGGAGAAGACAGTAAAGGCAGTCCTGGATCTGGCAGAGACCCTGGAGCTCCAGACCCTGGCCATGCCCTGCATCAGCTCGGGGATATTCGGCGTTCCTCTGAAGGTGTGTTCTGAGGCCATAGTCTCTGCAGTGAGGGACTTTGGGAGGGAACAGCACATCCTTACCAAGGTCACTCTGATTGATGTGAGTGGAGAGGCAGTGAGAGCCATGCAGGAGGCCTGTGATAGGCTGTTACAGGGGAAGAGGGAGTTTCCTGGATGGGAGAGAATGTCGagtaccaccactaccactacacatgCTCGTCAGAGAGACACCACTGCTGCCTCCACCAGGGGACCAGTGGCTCCAGAGGTCTGTGTCCAGGTGGAGATCATCCAGGGAACCATAGAGAaacaggag gtGGATGCTCTGGTGTCACCCATGGTTGGTAGTGACCCTCTATCCTCCCGAGTGGGTAATGTCTTGTCTGAGGCAGCTGGACCGGTGCTGATGACAGCATTTCTGAGGGAATCCGGGGGACGGACTGCACCTGGTGACAATGTCCTGGTGGAGGGACTGTCTGGTCTCAGCTCTGGCCGTGTCTTCTTCCTCAGCTGTGCACACTGGGACAACAATCCCCAAGGACCAgctgtacag GCTCTGATGCAGGGTGTGAGGAAAATCCTGACTGCTTGTGAGAACCGGGGCTTCCGTTCCGTTGCCTTCCCTGTAGTTGGAACTGGTGAGGTTCTCCAGTTCCCTCACAACGTGGCAACGCAGGTTCTGCTAGAAGAGATCCGTAGGTATGAACAGAATCGAGCGAGCAGAACCCCCTTCCTTGTCCGCATTGTCGTCCATCCCAATGACAGAGATTCTACCAAG CTTTTCAAACTACCCAGAATGCTTTGCATCTCAGAGGGTTCAAATTGGGCACTCGACCAGAGCAAG acatcaggATTGTGCTGCTTGTTATAA